Below is a genomic region from Chryseobacterium scophthalmum.
TGTCAGTTCGGTAAGTGTTTTTATTTCTTTCTGAGCAGATATCAATTCAAAATGACCAAAACGAAGGAAGCTTTCGGCAGTTCTTACAACGACTGCGCCTTTTTCTTTCTGAGGGTTTCCGCTGTACATCATGTCGCGTACAACCTCTTCACCTGTAAAGCATAAACTTAAAGCTCGGGTCGTAGGAATTCCCAAATGATGCATTGCTTCGCTCATTAGATATTCGCGAACGGAGGATCTCAAAACGGCTCTTCCATCGGCATGACGAGAATAAGGTGTCGCTCCGGCTCCTTTCCATTGAATTTCGTTTTTTTCTCCTGCTTCATTGGTGATTTCACCTGCAAGAATTGCACGGCCATCTCCTAACTGACCTGCCCAGTTCCCAAACTGATGACCTGCGTAAGCTGTCGCATAAGTTTTTATATTTTCAGGTAAATGGGTTGCTGCTAAAAAATTAAGGTCGTCTTTATTAAATTCTCCCAAACCTATTTCTTCTGAAAGTTTTTCATTAAAAATAATTAATTCAGGATTTTCAAAACCGACTGGTTCTACGGTTGAAAAAAGAACTTTAGGTGTGTTTCTCTGAATCGTGTTTCCTGAAAAATCTCCAGGGAAAATCTTTGTAAATGGCTGGGTAATCTTGTCGATATTCATAGTTCAAAGATATTAAAAGTAAGAAATAAAAAAGACCTTCCAATAATTGAAAGGTCTTATAATGATTATAAAGAAATTTATTTATTAAAATCTATATCTTCACTGGTGTTCAAATGTTCATTCACATTTTCTTCTTTTTTACCAGAGTTGTTTTTTGGTCCTGTGTCTGCAGGCCGTGGATTTTTTAAGTCATCGATGGTTTGCAATCCTCCATCATCACCGTATCCACCGCTAAGTCCCTGAAGATTTGAGCATCCGTCTTTCCAATCAAGAGGCTTTACAAATTTATCGTCTGGTGATATTTTTAGGCTTTTATCTGCCCATACTTTTTTCATAAATATTGCCCAAATTGGTAATGCCATTTTTGCTCCCTGACCTTCTCCTGTTCCAAAGAAGTGGGTTGCTCTGTCTTCCCAACCAACCCAAGCTCCGGTTGCCAGTTTTGGAGTAATTCCCATAAACCAACCATCAGAGTTATTCTGAGTTGTTCCTGTTTTTGCAGCAATTTCAATGTTTTTAGATACTCCTCGTCTTCCCAGTTCTCCTGAAGCGGTACCATATTGAGCAACACCTTTCATTAATTCGATCATGGTGTAAGCGTAATTAGGATTCATTACTTCTTTCGGTTCTGAGATTACTTCTTTTATCACTCTTCCGTTGACGTCTTCAATTCTCCAGATCATTTCCGGTTTGTTGTAATTTCCGTAATTGGCAAATGTGCTGTAGGCTCCAAGCATTTCATAGATTGTAATATCAGAAGCTCCTAAAGCCATTGGTAAGCTTGTAGAAATTTCTTCGGTAACCCCCAAATCTCTTGCGGTCTGAATTACGCTTTGTGTTCCTGTCATTTCAGCTAATCTTAATGCAACAGGGTTTTGAGAGTGTGCTAAAGCGTCTTTCAAAGTTAACATTCCTCCTCTTCCGGGTACATGATAGCTTCCTTTGTTGAAACTAGCATTTGAAATCGTTGAACAAGGTGTTAAACCTAATTTCATAATCGCCGTTGCATAAACAAACGGTTTAAAAGTAGATCCTACCTGTCTTTTTCCTTGTTTGATGTGATCATATTGGAAGTGTTGCCAATCGATTCCTCCAACCCAAGCTTTAATTTCGCCTGTTCCCGGAACCATAGACATTAAACCTGCCTGTGCAATTTGCTTGTGCCATCTTATAGAATCCCAAGGAGACATTTCAACTTCTTCTTCACCTGCCCAAGTAAATCTTGACATTTTTATCGGTTTGTGGAATTCCATTAAAATTGAATCTTCAGGAACTCCGGCTCTGCTTAATTGTTTGTAACGACCGGTTCGTTTTACCGCCTGCATCATTACTTTGTTTGCTTGTTGATCGTTAAGGTAGTAAAAAGGTCTGTTTTTTCTGCCTCTCTGTTCTGCATCAAATCTTTTTTGAAGATCAGTTAAATGTTCTTTGATAGACTCTTCCGCATACTTCTGCATCTTAGAATCAAGCGTTACATATATTTTTAATCCGTCTTTAAATAGATTTAATGGTTTTCCTGTTTCTTTTTCGTAATCTTTAAGATAGGTATCTATTTCCTTTTTTAAATAGAACTTATAATATGCTGAATAATCATCAGTAATATTTTTAATAGGATGATAATCTGTCGTAATAGGTGTTGAAACTGCTTTGTCGTAAGTTGCCTGATCTACATAACCTGTTTCAAGCATTTGGGATAATACCACATCTCTTCTTCTTTTTGCTCTGTCAGGATTTCTTAATGGGTTATTTGCAATAGGTGCTTCAAGCATAGATACAAATACTGCTGCTTCCGGAAGTGTAAGTTGTGATGTAGATTTATTAAAATAAATTTTAGACGCCATCTCAACGCCGTTTGCGTTGTAAGTAAAATCAAACTTGTTGAAATATAAAGTGATGATTTCTTCCTTGGTATATCTCTTTTCTAAACTTACGGCAACCACCCATTCTTTAAGCTTTTGAATTGCTCTTTTTACGGGGTTTTTTGAAGGTTCTTTTGTAAATAAAAGTTTTGCCAGCTGTTGAGTGATGGTAGAACCTCCACCTCGGTCACCACCGTATCTTACTGCTCTCAAAATAGATTTTAAATCAATACCCGAATGTTCTTTAAAACGCTCATCTTCTTTTGCCTGAAGTGCATAAATCAGGTAGGGAGGTAAATCTTTATAAGTTACCGGCTGCGTTTTCTCTTTCTCAAATTTGCCTAAAAGAACTCCATCTGATGAATAAATTTGAGAGGCCACATAAATATCCGGATTTTCAAGTTCTTTTACATCGGGCATTTCACCAAGAAAGCCTTGGGAAACTGCAAAGAAAAGCCCTGAAATACCTAAAACTACTGCAATAAACCCAATCCAGATGAATTTTACCCATCTTTTCCAGGCAGAGTTTTTGGTGCTTTTTTTAGGAGGAAGGGGGAACGTCTTTCCCTTGTTTCCTTTATTTTGTTTGTTTTCTTCCATGTATAATTACGGTTTAGCCGTTTCTACTTTTATACCTAAGTCTTCAATTCCAGGAAGATTGTCGTTTCTCATTGCCTGAGCAACTGCAATTTCATAATTGCCTTTTTCCGGGAATTTGTAATTCAATTTATACTGAAACAAAGTTTCTTTCGTTTCTCCAAATCCTGTTCCAAGCCATTCTCCGTTTGGTTTTGCTAAAATATAATTCAGCGTATCAATCTGTTTGGCTTTGGTTTTAGGGTTGGTAAGATTAACAATGAATCTTATATTACTGTAAGGGTACTCATTGTTGTTCCTTACAACAAATATAAGATTTTTAGGATTTTGCGGATCCGAAATTTCAAGATTAAATTTTTGTTGGGTCTTCTTATTCCATTTATTATCAACGTTATTCATGATAACGTCTTCTCCGGTAGCGTTGCAGCTTACCAAAAAAACAAGGAGAAAAAGTCCTGAAATTTTATGCATTATTATCTTTTTTTGGAGGAAATTTCTTTTTAAACTTCTTTTTGGGCTGTTGATTCTGTGGTTTTTTATCAACATCATTATTTACTGCTTCAGTTTTTTCCAACTGCGGTTTTTCCGATTGTGGTTTCTGCTGTTGCGGTTTTTGAGGCCTTTGATTATTATTTTGATTAGGCCTTGTGTTTTTTTCAGGTCTTTGCTGACGTTCAGGTCTTTCTGTTCTTTCGCCTTTATCTGCTCTGTCCTGTGGTTTTTCGTTGTTTTCAGGTCTAGGCTTTCTAGGTCCCTGATTTTGATTGTTGTTTGGTCTGTTTTGATTCTGATTTCCTTGATTTCTGTTTTTGTTGAAACCTCTGTTTTTCTTTTCAAAACGATCGACACTGTTTTCTTGAATTAAATCTACCGTTTTAATAGAAATTTCAGGTTGTTTCAAATCTTCGAGAGGTAACGTTTTTTCACCTCTTTTATTTTGTGAAATCATTTTTTTAACCAAATCAACGTCGAAATCGTACCACGCCATCGAGCTGTCAACGTAAGCAAACCACATTTTCTTTTTGAAAACATCAATTTTTATACAGAAAGCTCTTCCTTTTTCGGTATCAATCATGGTTGAAGAAGAAGGGAAGTGGCTTAATGCATCAAGATAGCTGTCTAATTCATAGTTTAGACAACATTTAAGTTTACCACATTGTCCTGCTAGTTTTTGAGGATTGATGCTCAATTGCTGATATCTTGCAACATTGGTGTTTACCGATCTGAAGTCAGTTAACCAAGTAGAGCAACACAATTCTCTTCCGCAAGATCCTATTCCGCCTACTTTTGCAGCTTCCTGTCTGAAACCGATCTGTTTCATATCGATTTTTGTACGGAAAGCTCCTGCAAATTCTTTAATCAACATTCTGAAATCCACTCGGTTATCGGCGGTGTAATAGAATGTTACTTTAGAAGAGTCGCCTTGATATTCCACATCAGTAATCTTCATTTCAAGACCTATTCTGTGTGAAATTTTTCGGGCTTCAATTTTTACATTTTCCTCTTTTTTTCTAGCTTCCTGCCAAACTTCAATGTCTTTTTGGTTGGCTAGCCTATATATTTTAAGTGGGTTTTCTTCTGAAGCTCTTTTTTTCTTCATCTGAATTTTCACTAATTCACCAGTGAGGCTTACTACGCCTACATCATGTCCCGGACTAGATTCTACTGTTACAATGCTACCTATATGTAAAGGAATATTATTTACATTTTTATAAAATAATTTTCTGTCATTTTTAAATCTAACTTCTACAAAATCACACCTGTTTGATGCAGGGTTTTGTACGTTAGACAGCCAATCGAAAACACTTAATTTATAACTATTACCGCAGGTATTTACACTTTCACAGCCATTCGCAGATTTTGTTCCGCAAGAATGTGCAGAATCGCCGGATGTTTTACATCCACAACTCATATTATAATTTGTTTAATCTT
It encodes:
- a CDS encoding penicillin-binding protein 1A encodes the protein MEENKQNKGNKGKTFPLPPKKSTKNSAWKRWVKFIWIGFIAVVLGISGLFFAVSQGFLGEMPDVKELENPDIYVASQIYSSDGVLLGKFEKEKTQPVTYKDLPPYLIYALQAKEDERFKEHSGIDLKSILRAVRYGGDRGGGSTITQQLAKLLFTKEPSKNPVKRAIQKLKEWVVAVSLEKRYTKEEIITLYFNKFDFTYNANGVEMASKIYFNKSTSQLTLPEAAVFVSMLEAPIANNPLRNPDRAKRRRDVVLSQMLETGYVDQATYDKAVSTPITTDYHPIKNITDDYSAYYKFYLKKEIDTYLKDYEKETGKPLNLFKDGLKIYVTLDSKMQKYAEESIKEHLTDLQKRFDAEQRGRKNRPFYYLNDQQANKVMMQAVKRTGRYKQLSRAGVPEDSILMEFHKPIKMSRFTWAGEEEVEMSPWDSIRWHKQIAQAGLMSMVPGTGEIKAWVGGIDWQHFQYDHIKQGKRQVGSTFKPFVYATAIMKLGLTPCSTISNASFNKGSYHVPGRGGMLTLKDALAHSQNPVALRLAEMTGTQSVIQTARDLGVTEEISTSLPMALGASDITIYEMLGAYSTFANYGNYNKPEMIWRIEDVNGRVIKEVISEPKEVMNPNYAYTMIELMKGVAQYGTASGELGRRGVSKNIEIAAKTGTTQNNSDGWFMGITPKLATGAWVGWEDRATHFFGTGEGQGAKMALPIWAIFMKKVWADKSLKISPDDKFVKPLDWKDGCSNLQGLSGGYGDDGGLQTIDDLKNPRPADTGPKNNSGKKEENVNEHLNTSEDIDFNK
- a CDS encoding gliding motility lipoprotein GldH, which codes for MHKISGLFLLVFLVSCNATGEDVIMNNVDNKWNKKTQQKFNLEISDPQNPKNLIFVVRNNNEYPYSNIRFIVNLTNPKTKAKQIDTLNYILAKPNGEWLGTGFGETKETLFQYKLNYKFPEKGNYEIAVAQAMRNDNLPGIEDLGIKVETAKP
- a CDS encoding PSP1 domain-containing protein, whose product is MSCGCKTSGDSAHSCGTKSANGCESVNTCGNSYKLSVFDWLSNVQNPASNRCDFVEVRFKNDRKLFYKNVNNIPLHIGSIVTVESSPGHDVGVVSLTGELVKIQMKKKRASEENPLKIYRLANQKDIEVWQEARKKEENVKIEARKISHRIGLEMKITDVEYQGDSSKVTFYYTADNRVDFRMLIKEFAGAFRTKIDMKQIGFRQEAAKVGGIGSCGRELCCSTWLTDFRSVNTNVARYQQLSINPQKLAGQCGKLKCCLNYELDSYLDALSHFPSSSTMIDTEKGRAFCIKIDVFKKKMWFAYVDSSMAWYDFDVDLVKKMISQNKRGEKTLPLEDLKQPEISIKTVDLIQENSVDRFEKKNRGFNKNRNQGNQNQNRPNNNQNQGPRKPRPENNEKPQDRADKGERTERPERQQRPEKNTRPNQNNNQRPQKPQQQKPQSEKPQLEKTEAVNNDVDKKPQNQQPKKKFKKKFPPKKDNNA